One window of the Pieris rapae chromosome 13, ilPieRapa1.1, whole genome shotgun sequence genome contains the following:
- the LOC110998326 gene encoding G-protein coupled receptor moody has protein sequence MADDWNVTEDLASNVIPSELSKFSPGLLTFAAVVTGFILLVGLFGNLLTVVALLKCPKVRNVAAAFIISLCIADFLFCAMVLPFAISGFWTRTWSHGGALCKLVPFLRYGNVGVSLLSIALITLNRYIMIAHHSWYSRVYRKHNIALMIVFSWMFSYGMQIPTLLGVWGQFDYDAELGTCSIVADQRGRSSKTALFVIAFIVPALLIFICYARIFWVVHSSEQRMREHHRSQTIQGTLNNGGDIKRSTIKDSRETKARRNEWRITKMVLAIFLSFLVCYLPITIAKVADSHVHYPVFHVAGYLLLYASACVNPIIYVIMNAQYRAAYAAALCCPRGHGRLASEKWNERHGYSFSNTRTALSQVSLGDSRAEPRGNSARTG, from the exons ATGGCGGATGATTGGAATGTCACCGAAGACTTAGCATCCAACGTTATACCTAGCGAATTATCCAA ATTCTCCCCAGGTCTTCTCACCTTCGCAGCTGTGGTAACAGGCTTCATATTGCTGGTGGGTCTTTTTGGAAACTTACTAACCGTGGTCGCTCTCCTTAAATGTCCTAAAGTGAGGAACGTCGCAGctgcttttattattag CCTATGCATCGCAGACTTCCTGTTCTGCGCCATGGTGCTGCCCTTTGCCATTTCCGGTTTCTGGACGCGCACGTGGTCCCACGGAGGCGCTCTTTGCAAACTGGTGCCCTTTCTGCGCTACGGGAACGTCGGGGTCTCCCTTCTCAGTATAGCACTCATTACCCTGAATAG ATATATAATGATAGCGCATCACAGCTGGTATTCCCGCGTGTATCGAAAGCATAATATTGCCCTCATGATAGTTTTTTCCTGGATGTTCTCCTACGGGATGCAGATTCCCACCCTCCTCGGAGTTTGGG GTCAGTTCGACTACGATGCGGAGCTGGGCACCTGCTCCATAGTGGCCGACCAAAGGGGCAGGTCGTCGAAGACCGCTCTCTTCGTCATCGCCTTCATCGTTCCCGCTCTCCTCATCTTCATCTGTTACGCGAGGATATTTTGGGTGGTTCATAG CTCCGAACAGCGTATGCGGGAGCACCATAGATCGCAGACCATCCAAGGTACGCTGAACAACGGTGGCGACATCAAACGATCTACCATAAAAGACTCTCGAGAAACCAAAGCCAGAAGGAACGAATGGAGGATTACGAAAATGGTTCTCGCCATTTTCTTGTCTTTCCTCGTGTGCTACCTGCCCATCACCATCGCGAAGGTGGCCGACAGCCACGTCCACTACCCCG TGTTTCACGTGGCCGGCTACCTGCTGCTGTACGCCAGCGCCTGCGTGAACCCCATCATCTACGTCATCATGAACGCGCAGTACCGGGCAGCGTACGCGGCCGCCCTCTGCTGCCCCCGAGGCCACGGTCGCCTCGCCAGCG AGAAATGGAACGAGCGTCACGGCTACAGCTTCAGCAACACGCGCACGGCGCTCAGTCAGGTGTCGCTGGGGGACTCCAGGGCGGAGCCTCGAGGCAACTCCGCTCGGACGGGCTAG